The genomic DNA CAAGGTTACGGCATTGGTATCCTTTTGATCGATCCTGCTGGCACGTATAATCCTACTTCTGTTAAGTTGAGTTATAGTGTCACCAACAACGAAGCTGAGTACGAAGCGTGCATTGTTGGGATCAAGTTAGCCAGCGAGAAGAGGATTAGCAGATTGGAGGTTGTCAAAGACTCGAATCTTGTAATCTCACAAGCCAACGGAGATTGGCATGTCAAAGGCGACAATCTTAAACCTTATCATTCTTTCCTCATGCGTTTAATCGCCAAGTTTGAAAGTGTTGTTTTCATCCATGCTCCAAGGAGTCAGAATCGTTTCGCTGACGCCCTTGCAACTCTCGCGGCAATGACTCAGATTCCCGAAAGAATCAAGATCAAGCCACTCAAAATCCAACAGAGGTACAATCGCATCTATGAGAAACTAGTGATTGCTAACACTAATATCTCAAGTAAACCTTGGTTCGAGCCCATTCAGTCATATATCGAAAGGGGAGAATATCCTGCCCACTTTTAGAAGAAAGAGCGTCGCGCTCTCCGTCAGTTTTCCACTAGCAATGTGGTTGTGGTAGGATGTCTCTATCGATGATCCTTTGATGGAAAAACATGCTTTGTGTAGATCAGGCGGAATCTACCACCATCATGAAAGAAGTGCATGCTGGGAATTGCGGTTCCCACATGAATGGCGTGGCTCTTGCTAAGAAAGTTCTTCGGCTAGGCCACTTTTGGCAAAACTTGGAACAGGATTGCATTACGTTCGTCAAGAAGTGTCACAAGTGTCAAATTTATGCTAATCTAAAGCATACTCCCGCTTCTTTCCTATATAACATTACTTCTCCATGGCCATTTTCTACATGGGGAATTGATATCATTGTGAAAATCCACCCTCACGCGTCCAATGGCCATGAATTCATCTTGGTCGCTATCGACTATTTTACCAAGTGGGTTGAGGCTTCTTcattcaaaatcctcaaatcctCCCACATGGAAAAGTTCATTCGCAATAATATCATTAGTCGATACGGGGTTCCCCATTCGATGGTTTCTGATAATGGGCGACACTTTCAAGGTAATGTGCTCGAACTTTTAAGAGAATTCAAAATCGAGCATCATAAGTCTTCACCATATCGACCGCAAACCAACGGGGCAGTCGAGGCTGCTAACAAGAACGTGATCTAAATCTTGAAGAAAACCACACAAACATATAGGGATTGGCATGAGAAGCTTACCTATGCTCTGTGGGGTTACCAAACCACTACTCGGACTTCTACAGGCGAAACTCCTTATTCGTTGGTATATGGCATGGAGGCAGTTCAACCCATTAAGTTAGAGTTGTCTACTCTCAGGGTTCTTTTGGAGAGCCACGTCATCGAGGAAAATTGGCTGAAATCCAGATACGATCAACTCATGGAGGATCGGAGGCTAGATGCCCTATGCAAGACACAAGCTTATCAACAACGCATGGCAAGGGTGTTCAACAAGAAGGTCAAGCCTAGGTATCTTGTTGTAGGAGACCTTGTCCGTAGAAAGACCCGAGAGCTGCAGAACCTTAGAGGAAAATTTCAGCCGCTATTGGAGGGACCTTTCATCATCAAGCAGATCTTTTCAGGTGGAGCTGTTCGCCTCGCCACTCTAGATGGCGATGAGTGTTCATCACCCTTTAATCTTGACACGCTCAAAAAATACTATGCCTGAGATAAAGAAATCAACGACATGGTtttgatttgtttcaaaaataaataaagaaataaaaaatccaagGGGTTTTCTCATTTCACGTGTTCCATGATTGTCAAAGATGTTCCAAATGAGGTGAATGCCTAAGCCCATTTTCTTTCTAGAAAGGGCATTTTCGGAAAATGCATATCATGAGTTCAACATCTTTTTCTCTGCATTTTGCATGCAAGCATGCATTTCATGACATTGTCTTCGAACCCCTAGTTTCTATACTAGGGcatttttttttgcaaatgcatttaaaaaaacgatttttttttcaacGTGATTGTTAAAGGTCAAGtttctaagaaaaaaaacatgtagAGGACCTGTTAGCAAGCACGCTGAGagaatttctttcattttcctttcAATCCATTGCACTCAGAATTGAAGGAAGAACTATTGAACTACCTTTGGACCTGATTCCCCATCCTCAGGGGATAGGTAGGCAACCTATCAAATAGGTTTGGtcaaaatcattcaaaacatttttatccTTAGTGTGAAGAAGACAGTGATCTCTATTGTCATGAACCAACAAGGACATTATGAAATGAGTAAGCGTTAAGACCAATTCTTAACCGAGGACTGTTTCCAAAAGCGATTTCGAAGTCTTTCTAATAGACTCACGTAGGGAAGTCTTGTTTGTCAACTGCCTTCAAAGATACCTTGCGATTGTTGAAAAATCTTTGTTTTCAAGCCCTTTGAGACATAGCAGAACCCGAACCTAACCTGAAGGCTGAGTGGATTAGGAGAATTGTCTGGCTTCGCGAAAAGAGACATgctcaaaagaaagaaattaaggAACAAAGTATTCATCAAAAGGTTGAGACCTTGAAATCATCGATGAGCGATCTTGCTAGGCGTATCGATTCGGTCAGATATACCGATGatgctaaaaaaaatcaatgagcAAAGTATTCATCAGAATGTTGAGACTTTGAAATCACCGCTGGGCAACCTTGTTAGGCGTATCAATTCGGTCAGATATACCGatgatactaaaaaaaaatcaatgagcAAAGTATTCATCAGAAGGTTGAGACTTTGAAATCACCGCTGGGCAACCTCGCTAGGCGTATCGATTCGGTCGGATATACCGATGATACTAAAAAAATGTTGTGAGGGAAGCATATGAAACTCTGAAACACTCGGCTCAAGGTGGttctaaaaatatgaatacCAAAACCCTACCCCGAGTCCAAAATTCAGTCACTTGATGACCATTTCACAACAAATCGTTTGTGCAAAATGCGGGGTTTTAATAGTCAGATCTTTCTGTGTTGGGAGGAAAAGAAAGAAGTCGGATTTCGTCTTGGCTGAGACAGTCCAAAACCTTCCGCAagtcttattcgctgaaaatgTTTCGGTCTAGAGCTAACCACGCGACATAGAGATCGAAGTCTTCTTTCACTGTTTGTGcatcattttaataaaaggcCATAGTCTTCACTAGgggcatttaaaaaaaacaaaaaacaaaaaacaacaaCATGCATTCATTTCTTCAAGCCCCGTGCTGATTGTTTCATTATCTTTCACATCATGTGGTCCGAATACTCTAGTATTTGCTGGAGCTATTTTCAAAGTTCCATGTTAATCATAGTATTCTGTTTTAGGTGTTTCTTTTGTAATCCTTGGTTTAGAACCTAATCTCCGCGATTTGGATGTTCTAATTCCTTCACTCGAGAAACTCCCGCTTCGATTGTTCTTAGGGTCATGAGACGTTGCTCTTTTTATCATTGTCCGTGAACTCCATCTTTTGGGTGTTTACGCGTTGTTGTCCCTGAGACTCtaccattaattggagaagacccgaACTCGGATCTGCTCTTGCggtcggaggggcgattgacttcttcatagccattcattggagaaaaacccctgctccgatctgctctcgcagtcggGGAGACGATTGTTCTCTTCATtgccgttcaacggagaaaacccttgctccgatctgctctcgcagttggggagaagattgttttcttcactaccattaattggagaagacccaaactccgatttgctcttgcagtcggaggggcgattgacttcttcatagccgttcattggagaaaacccttgctccgatctgctctcgcagtcggGAAGACGACTGTTCTCTTCATTGCCATTCAACGGAGAAAACACTTGCTCTGATCTGCTCTCACACTCGGGGAGGAGATTATTTTCTTCGCtaccattaattggagaagacccaaagTCCGATCTGCTCTTACAGTCGGAtgggcgattgacttcttcatagccattcattggagaaaacccctactccgatctgctctcgcagtcggGGAGGCAATTGCTCTCTTCATTGCCGTTCAATAGAGAAAACtcctgctccgatctgctctcgtaGTCGGGGAGAGgattgttttcttcgctaccattaattgaagaagaaccaaactccgatctgctcttgcagtcggaagggcgattgacttcttcatagccattCATTGTAGAAAATCCCTGCTCTGATCTGCTCACGCagtcggggaggcgattgttcCCTTCATTGTCGTTCAACAGAGAAAACCCCTACTCCGATCTGTTCTCGCAGTCGGGGAGGAGATTGTTTTCTTCTCtaccattaattggagaagacccaaactcaGATTTGCTTTTGCAGTCGGAGGgacgattgacttcttcatagccattAATTagagaaaacccctgctccgatctgctctcgcagtcggggaggcaattgttttcttcattgtcgttcaacggagaaaacccctgctccgatctgctctcgcagtcggGGAGGAGATTGTTTTCTCCGCTACCATTAATTGGAGgagacccaaactccgatctgctctagcggtcggaggggcgattgacttcttcatagccattcattggagaaaacccctactccgatctgctcttgcattcggaggggcgattgacttcttcattgtcgttcaacgaagaaaacccctgctccgatctgtTCTCGCAGTCGGGGAGGAGATTGTTTTCTTCGTTACCATTAATTGGAGGAGACCCAAACTCCTATCTGCTCTTGCAGTtggaggggcgattgacttcttcatagccattcattggagaaaacccctacTCTGATCTGCTCGCGCagtcggggaggcgattgtttccTTCATCGTCGTTCAACAgagaaaacccatgctccggtCTGCTCTCGCAGCCGGagtggcgattgttttcttcgcttaTATTCATCGGAGAAAACACATGCTCCGGTCTGCTCTCGCAACTGGGGTGGCGACTGTTTTCTTCGCTTCTATTTATTGGAgaaacccctgctccgatctgccCTCATAGtaggggaggcgattgttttctctATCCCTAATTGTCGCGAATGTCATCGTTTCAGTGTTCACgcgagaaagaaaaaaaaacgaaaaaaaaaatttcttatgAATGTTTGAAGCCACAAGGATCCTCCGTGGATTT from Impatiens glandulifera chromosome 9, dImpGla2.1, whole genome shotgun sequence includes the following:
- the LOC124914300 gene encoding uncharacterized protein LOC124914300, which produces MGSMLAQENENKEEVFVYYLCKRMIGYELNYSFVEKVCWALAWVTKRLCHYVQAHPIKLVSRLDPIRFLFQRTLLSPRLAKWMMMISEYGITYTVQKSIKGSIVADFLADQPITIDDDDEEMVFPDDEIMNVQSEAWKLMFDGASGKQGYGIGILLIDPAGTYNPTSVKLSYSVTNNEAEYEACIVGIKLASEKRISRLEVVKDSNLVISQANGDWHVKGDNLKPYHSFLMRLIAKFESVVFIHAPRSQNRFADALATLAAMTQIPERIKIKPLKIQQRYNRIYEKLVIANTNISSKPWFEPIQSYIERGEYPAHF